The Acinonyx jubatus isolate Ajub_Pintada_27869175 chromosome E3, VMU_Ajub_asm_v1.0, whole genome shotgun sequence genome has a window encoding:
- the LOC106970512 gene encoding LOW QUALITY PROTEIN: lysine-rich coiled-coil protein 1-like (The sequence of the model RefSeq protein was modified relative to this genomic sequence to represent the inferred CDS: substituted 1 base at 1 genomic stop codon), translating to MKHSKKTYDSLQDELEDYIKVQKARGVEPKTCFRKMREDCLETCGYKEEVDYRPRHRMFDHRLSSETVQTYPRSCSISPKVENRLPQWLPAHDSRLRLDSLSYCQFTRDCFSEKPGPLKLSQQGYNRRSYSVESXVYKRLSSENSASAHQASHKQIHQQGKRHPEEAREKAEEERPKHRRKKGCEEIDLDKHKNFQRNETQMETVRVSTEKLKNRKEKKGRDVASKKEECKRRKEKKEQGKERTEEEMLWDQSILGF from the coding sequence ATGAAGcattcaaagaagacatatgacTCTTTGCAAGATGAACTTGAAGATTATATCAAAGTGCAGAAAGCCAGAGGCGTAGAGCCAAAGACTTGTTTCAGAAAGATGAGAGAGGACTGTTTGGAAACTTGTGGGTACAAAGAAGAGGTTGATTACAGACCGAGGCATAGAATGTTTGATCACAGACTCTCATCTGAGACTGTCCAGACCTACCCGAGATCATGCTCTATTTCACCAAAGGTGGAAAACCGGTTACCTCAGTGGCTACCAGCTCATGACAGCAGGCTAAGACTAGACTCTCTGAGCTACTGCCAATTCACCAGGGACTGTTTCTCAGAAAAACCAGGACCCCTGAAACTTAGTCAGCAAGGGTATAACCGTCGCTCATACAGTGTGGAATCTTGAGTTTACAAGCGTCTCTCCTCAGAAAACAGTGCCAGCGCCCATCAAGCCAGTCATAAACAGATACATCAGCAGGGGAAAAGGCACCCAGAGGAAGCcagagaaaaagcagaggaggagcGGCCCAAGCATAGGAGGAAAAAAGGTTGTGAGGAAATAGATTTAGACAAACACAAGAActtccaaagaaatgaaacacaaatggAAACAGTCAGGGTCAGTACAGAAAAGCTTAAGAATCGAAAGGAGAAAAAAGGCCGAGATGTGGCCTCTAAGAAAGAGGAATGTAAgcgtagaaaagagaaaaaggaacaaggtaaagagaggacagaggaagaaatgctTTGGGACCAGTCTATCCTTGGATTTTGA